Proteins encoded together in one Penicillium digitatum chromosome 1, complete sequence window:
- a CDS encoding ATP dependent RNA helicase (Dbp9), putative yields MKRKLDANDVPSPEAAGAEDQELDFEALNLDPRLRQALIKEKFTKPTLVQSKAIPLALEGKDILARAKTGSGKTAAYVLPILQAILQQKIADPSSKATTALILVPTRELAEQVQKVITSFASFCGKDIRSVNLTQKVSDEVQRSMLADFPDIIVSTPTRVYSNVNNSALTLDKITHLVIDEADLVLSYGYDEEINALSKAIPRGAQTFLMSATLTSEVDTLKDLYCRNPVILKLEEKEEKGAGVSQFVVRCTEDEKFLLTYVIFKLQLIKGKVIIFVADVDRCYRVKLFLEQFGLKSCVLNSELPINSRIHVVEEFNKGVYDIIVAADEQEVLGVTKSKKSREVKEADEEAKEEIGSSEDEEAVDENGKEKKPEAKKRRKMTSKEKDYSIARGIDFQNVACVLNFDLPTSSKSYTHRIGRTGRAGKAGMALSFVIPTEQYGKHRPTSIPSTKHDEAMLAKIIKRQSKLGHEVKPYHFEMTQVDAFRYRMTDALRSVTRLAVQEARGREIRQELIKSEKLKRHFEENPDELRQLRHDGELRAARVQAHLKHVPDYLMPAKGRKGLSKESVGFVGFTKSKQNRIRKARDRNRARGKSGGKVDPLKTFNRSKK; encoded by the exons ATGAAACGCAAGTTGGACGCAAACGATGTTCCTTCACCCGAGGCTGCCGGGGCTGAGGACCAAGAACTCGACTTCGAAGCCCTCAATCTCGATCCTCGATTGCGCCAGGCCCTGATCAAGGAAAAGTTCACCAAACCCACTCTTGTACAGTCAAAGGCGATTCCGCTCGCCCTGGAAGGAAAGGATATTCTCG CCCGTGCAAAAACTGGCTCTGGCAAAACTGCCGCCTATGTCCTCCCAATCCTGCAAGCCATCCTCCAGCAGAAGATT GCCGATCCCTCCTCAAAAGCCACAACCGCTCTCATCCTTGTCCCCACTCGCGAGCTTGCAGAACAGGTCCAGAAAGTGATTACGTCTTTTGCTAGTTTCTGCGGAAAGGATATTCGATCAGTCAACTTAACACAGAAGGTGTCTGATGAAGTTCAGCGCTCGATGCTGGCCGATTTCCCGGATATCATTGTCTCGACGCCTACCCGAGTGTACAGCAATGTTAACAACTCCGCTTTGACGCTCGATAAAATCACCCATCTGGTTATCGACGAGGCAGATCTGGTCTTATCATACGGATATGACGAGGAAATCAATGCTCTCTCCAAGGCCATCCCGCGAGGAGCGCAGACATTCTTGATGAGTGCTACTCTCACTTCGGAGGTAGATACATTGAAGGACTTGTACTGCCGGAACCCTGTGATTCTTAAGCtagaagagaaggaggagaaagGTGCTGGTGTCAGCCAGTTTGTTGTCCG ATGCACGGAGGATGAGAAATTCCTTCTCACATACGTCATCTTCAAACTACAGCTGATTAAGGGCAAGGTCATCATTTTCGTAGCAGATGTGGACCGATGCTACCGCGTGAAGCTCTTCCTCGAACAGTTCGGTCTGAAGAGTTGTGTCCTCAACTCAGAATTGCCCATCAATTCGCGGATTCACGTTGTCGAAGAATTCAACAAGGGTGTCTACGATATCATTGTCGCAGCCGACGAGCAAGAAGTATTGGGAGTGACCAAATCGAAGAAGTCGCGCGAAGTCAAGGAGgcagatgaagaagcaaaggaagaaattggaagcagcgaggatgaagaagcaGTTGATGAGAacggaaaggaaaagaagccCGAGGCCAAGAAGCGCCGCAAGATGACCAGCAAAGAGAAGGACTACAGCATCGCCCGCGGCATCGATTTTCAAAACGTTGCCTGCGTCCTCAACTTCGACCTCCCCACCAGCTCCAAATCCTATACCCACCGCATCGGACGTACCGGCCGCGCTGGCAAAGCAGGAATGGCTCTCTCCTTCGTTATCCCCACCGAGCAGTACGGCAAGCACCGACCCACCTCAATCCCCAGCACAAAGCACGACGAAGCCATGCTCGCCAAGATTATCAAGCGGCAAAGCAAGCTCGGCCACGAAGTCAAGCCCTACCACTTCGAGATGACGCAAGTCGACGCCTTCCGATACCGTATGACCGATGCCCTGCGCTCTGTGACCAGACTTGCGGTGCAAGAAGCACGAGGACGCGAGATCCGCCAGGAGCTGATCAAGAGCGAGAAGCTCAAGCGCCATTTCGAAGAGAACCCTGATGAGTTGCGCCAGCTGCGTCACGACGGCGAGCTGCGCGCTGCACGTGTTCAGGCGCATCTCAAGCATGTGCCTGATTACCTGATGCCTGCCAAGGGACGCAAGGGTCTCTCCAAGGAGAGTGTTGGGTTCGTTGGGTTCACGAAATCGAAGCAGAATCGCATCCGCAAGGCGAGAGATCGTAACCGTGCTCGTGGGAAGTCTGGTGGGAAGGTTGATCCCCTGAAGACGTTTAATCGTTCCAAGAAATAG
- a CDS encoding Tafazzin translates to MDSSATAESPSLPWRALSNTTMWGVAGLCRGFLSAFCKAECHGKEAFTELLDSRHDVSQRTRGLITVSNHISVMDDPLIWGILPPRFWNQRWSFGSYDICFQTRPLSLFFNMGQVLPTHRSAHSTFGGLAQPAVTEAIRLLSKGPFPVDHHRAIPERQHWSWHNVCVDPFSDLSVAYTTDGKDSHLAPTAYSCNSNSWVHIFPEGKIHQSPRKTMRYFKWGIARLILEPKECPDVVPMWIEGFDNVMHESREFPRFLPRPGKNVSVTFGSKVDSDAVFGELRSRWQKLKARVEKSYPDSQDLPLGVLSDELLNDKEAVELRKEVTLKIRNLVLDVRRSRGLPDEDPKEGLVDTWLEEGAKREGHMKDDSWVRDI, encoded by the exons ATGGACTCGAGCGCAACGGCGGAGTCTCCGTCCCTCCCTTGGAGGGCTCTATCCAACACAACAATGTGGGGAGTGGCGGGTCTATGTCGCGGTTTCCTTTCGGCTTTCTGTAAGGCAGAATGTCACGGAAAAGAAGCATTCACGGAGCTGTTAGACTCTCGCCACGACGTTTCGCAACGGACTCGAGGTTTGATTACAG TGTCCAATCACATCAGTGT AATGGATGACCCATTGATATGGGGGATTTTGCCCCCTCGATTTTGGAATCAGCGGTGGTCTTTTGGAAGCTACGATATCTGTTTTCAGACAAG ACCACTATCACTCTTCTTCAATATGGGACAGGTTCTACCCACTCACCGTTCCGCGCATTCTACATTCGGTGGCTTAGCTCAACCCGCTGTGACCGAGGCTATTCGCCTGTTATCGAAGGGACCTTTCCCCGTTGATCACCACCGCGCTATACCTGAACGCCAGCACTGGAGCTGGCACAATGTCTGCGTCGATCCATTCTCGGACCTCTCAGTCGCCTATACAACCGATGGCAAGGACTCGCACCTTGCACCTACCGCATACTCCTGCAACTCGAATTCGTGGGTCCATATCTTCCCCGAAGGCAAAATTCACCAGTCACCACGAAAGACCATGCGCTATTTCAAGTGGGGCATCGCACGGCTCATCTTAGAGCCCAAAGAATGTCCGGATGTAGTTCCGATGTGGATTGAAGGCTTCGACAACGTCATGCACGAGAGTCGGGAATTCCCGCGTTTCCTTCCTCGGCCCGGCAAAAATGTTAGCGTTACCTTTGGCTCCAAGGTGGACTCGGATGCTGTATTTGGGGAATTGAGATCTCGGTGGCAGAAATTGAAAGCTAGGGTCGAAAAGAGCTATCCCGATTCCCAAGATCTGCCTCTGGGGGTGCTAAGTGATGAGCTATTGAATGACAAAGAAGCTGTCGAGCTGCGCAAAGAGGTCACCTTGAAGATCAGGAACCTTGTCTTGGACGTTCGCCGATCGCGTGGATTGCCCGATGAGGATCCGAAGGAGGGCCTGGTAGATACCTGGCTGGAGGAAGGTGCCAAGCGTGAGGGCCACATGAAGGACGATTCCTGGGTTCGGGATATCTGA
- a CDS encoding Tafazzin, with amino-acid sequence MPKKHQRFHAKPANLAHHGLAISGPRHDGGSRIQGSASATSVNDLINHLRRTQTPRASYDDPPSSQRAQHSTVAPRSVHPSLRDVLELPATAPPRPRPGPRRTVFGVRPSRPTVGPPPPASWLSPNTESAGDQDLHYGVSGAFEKIHRLTRLQGPLFPDQRSLVHLMLKSMAFNWCWHVEYDGPFLSQLPNYLKELLLSYVAVYTRGSSLRGYMKGLKPLFLTRQDQDQIGKENPGFNESRVVDADFKIERLDLGNALGNWITLKQLTNEMTISPDPAMGVPSDEIEDFVPASWDEAAPTGRGEAMLDHLPTPSIPKAVTQTPRFPELRALSLAHPTPNAASWNSLLNLVAHLPTLTHLSLAHWPMPCRNPRYVTTRIRGQVARFLTPDALDNNWAEAASILRQLSRSTYCLKWLDLEGCGEWLPALTWVGKDPDGFPQNPDTVGPEWNGSWRDVEWLGIGPGFLDMPKSHDSSHAPSHEAPAPHKSSSYSTIHAYHLQNACDVMRHIRQVRKGRKWLEIELGLGLEDVEIEMIKSVDGQELSVYF; translated from the coding sequence ATGCCCAAAAAGCACCAGCGGTTCCACGCAAAGCCAGCAAACTTAGCACATCACGGCCTTGCAATATCTGGACCTCGTCATGATGGCGGGTCTAGGATACAGGGCTCCGCGTCAGCGACGTCAGTCAATGACTTAATCAATCACCTCCGCCGTACACAAACCCCTCGTGCTTCCTATGACGATCCTCCAAGCTCCCAACGTGCTCAGCACTCAACCGTAGCTCCCCGCTCAGTTCATCCATCTCTTCGAGATGTGCTTGAGCTCCCTGCAACCGCGCCGCCACGACCTCGCCCCGGTCCTCGTCGCACGGTATTCGGGGTTCGTCCATCTCGACCCACTGTCGGGCCTCCGCCACCTGCGAGTTGGCTCTCTCCAAACACAGAATCGGCAGGAGATCAAGACTTACATTACGGGGTGTCGGGGGCTTTCGAAAAAATCCATCGGCTGACCCGCCTCCAAGGGCCGCTGTTTCCGGACCAGAGAAGCCTGGTACACCTGATGCTGAAATCAATGGCTTTcaattggtgttggcatgtTGAATATGATGGCCCTTTCCTGTCCCAGCTTCCAAATTATCTCAAGGAACTGCTGCTGAGTTACGTTGCTGTCTATACAAGAGGCTCGTCTCTGAGAGGGTACATGAAGGGGCTGAAGCCGCTCTTTTTGACCCGGCAGGATCAGGATCAAATTGGCAAGGAAAATCCGGGGTTCAACGAGTCGAGAGTTGTTGATGCGGATTTCAAAATTGAGCGATTGGATTTGGGAAATGCTCTGGGAAACTGGATAACTTTGAAGCAGCTCACAAATGAGATGACCATCTCGCCAGATCCAGCCATGGGTGTCCCAAGCGACGAAATAGAGGATTTTGTACCAGCGTCATGGGATGAAGCTGCTCCCACCGGCAGAGGAGAAGCTATGCTTGATCATCTTCCGACTCCGTCCATTCCCAAGGCCGTTACCCAGACCCCACGCTTCCCCGAACTGCGCGCCCTATCTCTAGCACACCCGACACCTAATGCTGCAAGCTGGAACAGTCTCCTAAACCTAGTAGCACATTTGCCAACCCTCACTCATCTCTCGCTTGCTCATTGGCCTATGCCATGCCGTAATCCACGCTATGTCACTACTCGAATTCGAGGCCAAGTGGCCCGCTTCTTGACCCCAGACGCCCTTGATAACAATTGGGCTGAAGCTGCGAGCATTCTTCGTCAGCTTTCCCGTTCGACATACTGCCTGAAATGGCTGGATCTCGAGGGCTGTGGCGAATGGCTGCCAGCCTTGACATGGGTTGGGAAAGATCCAGATGGGTTTCCACAGAACCCTGATACCGTTGGCCCAGAGTGGAACGGATCTTGGAGAGATGTCGAATGGCTTGGGATCGGCCCTGGGTTTCTGGATATGCCGAAGTCACACGATTCGTCTCATGCGCCATCTCATGAAGCACCCGCCCCGCACAAAAGCTCCTCTTACTCTACTATCCATGCGTACCACCTTCAAAATGCGTGTGATGTGATGAGGCATATTCGGCAGGTAAGGAAGGGGAGGAAATGGCTTGAAATCGAGCTCGGGTTAGGACTGGAAGACGTTGAAATTGAGATGATCAAATCCGTGGATGGGCAGGAATTATCGGTTTATTTTTAA
- a CDS encoding ABC transporter, putative: MGDPSSLMASRTQDLEQNDSGHFLMNQTIRNFSWQGLTVTVKDRETKKPRDLINDISGDVQHGELVALMGPSGCGKTTLLNVLARRTMSAGAKVLGENYVNDAHMESQDFQRVTSYVEQEDVLIGSLTVQETLKFAADLSLPSSISKRQRIDRIRTLLEAFGIQNQANTLVGTPIRKGISGGQKRRTRLPALR; the protein is encoded by the exons ATGGGCGATCCCTCATCCCTGATGGCATCCAGGACCCAGGATCTGGAGCAGAATGACAGCGGACACTTTTTGATGAACCAGACCATTCGGAACTTCTCGTGGCAAGGTTTAACGGTAACCGTCAAAGATCGGGAAACCAAAAAACCCCGCGATCTGATCAATGATATCAGCGGTGATGTGCAGCATG GGGAGCTCGTTGCCCTGATGGGCCCGTCCGGCTGCGGCAAGACAACACTTCTCAACGTGCTTGCTCGACGTACCATGTCAGCTGGTGCGAAGGTTCTCGGTGAGAACTACGTGAATGATGCACATATGGAATCGCAGGATTTCCAGCGGGTGACCTCATACGTCGAGCAGGAAGACGTGTTGATCGGGTCGTTGACGGTGCAGGAGACGTTGAAGTTCGCGGCGGATCTCTCGTTGCCCAG CTCTATATCGAAGCGCCAGCGCATTGATCGGATCCGGACACTTTTGGAAGCATTTGGTATCCAGAACCAGGCAAACACGTTGGTTGGCACTCCGATCCGGAAGGGCATCAGCGGTGGCCAGAAGCGACGT ACTCGACTGCCAGCTTTGAGGTGA
- a CDS encoding mitochondrial 54S ribosomal protein mL60: MFKSTQALFGGLLWKTPWRLSSPQKARQRKRLRSVDRVVDTVSAALERNGQTSKAVSRWFAEMPREEEMLPKDKYTLFDKKEKSYRKSIHKLPKWTRVSQRVNPPGF, translated from the exons ATGTTCAAATCAACCCAAGCACTGTTTGGCGGTCTTCTTTG GAAGACCCCGTGGCGTCTCTCCTCCCCCCAGAAGGCACGACAGCGCAAGCGCCTGCGCTCTGTGGACCGCGTCGTCGACACCGTCAGCGCCGCCCTCGAGCGCAATGGCCAGACCTCCAAGGCTGTGAGCCGGTGGTTTGCGGAGATGCCACGCGAGGAGGAAATGCTGCCGAAGGACAAGTACACTCTGTTCGataagaaagagaagagctACCGGAAGAGCATTCACA AGCTGCCCAAGTGGACTCGTGTCAGCCAACGTGTCAACCCTCCCGGTTTCTAA
- a CDS encoding Serine carboxypeptidase family protein encodes METTPSPVACHRPLRSAAHLGSSGVLLVDHLWSHPRRPGRKRGQPSFWNLVFQTPDLPCSPHNGQLSANIAANTAAKLSTSRTAATVNSTQSGPSGGKGPTTPLKLDTPRRNDLARKSSTRERKDKERSRPSREEKMVGAYPGAAHHAHVPRSSSKSRQRESSHAGPYHDNYYDYPTQYHQSNPGDHRQSEYSYYQSRPPVPEYSSSSHHAHYPAVVENIHASHSGRPSRSNSYHTYHPNGRPMSFHGVPHGMGSGMASPMYPQHGYDHHGPPPASSAYMHQYSSSSYGQTPSYYAPSASDYPPSEYPRERSRSREPSRHRSSSVYTAPIPPVDSASYPWFDEEPPMEHYSSRDVRERPPTRHQEQDEDYYRMPPPGAKPKPRPQIHQAKRPERPEPPRKMHTSAGIPSQRRPSRGMDRDLDRMDMPELGAALPVIQDRSRRRISREAPLPERTHSLRDRRRSTSYQDDRRTAQVAVASSRRRKPIDFSDDEQSSSGGDLEDLEREAENYQAARSGRAASAALPPSADALLPAKASHRNGSESGSQNSRSSRDSATPSRKEEDKNMTLTLNGFQIGFTSEAVTGKSINILTEETGGVRLNIGGPRVPKQHVNSTSSNYAGGSSRRELEDVVRRPRDDRRSERSRR; translated from the exons ATGGAGAC AACTCCGTCGCCCGTCGCCTGCCATCGCCCGCTGCGATCGGCAG CCCATTTG GGCAGCAGTGGCGTGCTGTTAGTTGACCATCTCTGGAGCCACCCACGTCGCCCTGGTCGGAAACGGGGCCAACCCAGTTTTTGGAATTTGGTTTTCCAGACACCCGATTTGCCTTGCAGCCCACATAATGGCCA GCTTTCTGCCAATATTGCTGCCAATACAGCTGCCAAATTATCTACCAG TCGTACCGCCGCTACGGTGAATAGCACCCAATCTGGGCCGTCGGGCGGAAAGGGCCCCACGACCCCTCTTAAGCTGGACACCCCCAGGCGTAACGACCTCGCCAGGAAAAGTTCCACCAGAGAACGCAAGGACAAAGAACGATCCCGACCCTCGCGCGAAGAGAAGATGGTTGGTGCCTATCCGGGCGCTGCCCATCATGCTCATGTGCCCCGGTCGTCGTCCAAGTCTCGTCAACGAGAATCTTCCCATGCCGGCCCGTATCACGATAATTACTATGATTACCCTACTCAGTATCATCAATCCAACCCGGGTGACCACCGGCAGAGCGAATATTCCTATTACCAGTCACGCCCACCAGTCCCGGAATACTCATCGTCATCGCACCATGCTCATTATCCAGCCGTCGTAGAGAATATTCACGCCAGTCATTCTGGTCGACCCAGCCGCTCCAATTCATATCACACCTACCACCCAAACGGACGCCCCATGAGTTTCCACGGTGTACCACATGGAATGGGCTCGGGAATGGCATCTCCCATGTACCCCCAGCATGGATACGATCATCATGGCCCTCCACCAGCCAGCTCAGCATACATGCACCAAtactcatcctcttcataTGGACAAACCCCTTCCTACTACGCCCCATCGGCCTCGGACTATCCCCCATCGGAATATCCACGAGAGCGGTCCCGGTCCCGGGAACCATCCCGCCATCGGTCCTCATCCGTATATACTGCCCCAATCCCACCGGTGGACTCTGCGTCGTATCCCTGGTTTGATGAAGAGCCACCCATGGAGCACTACTCCTCCCGGGATGTCCGTGAGCGTCCGCCCACAAGACATCAGGAACAAGATGAAGACTACTATCGGATGCCACCACCGGGAGCCAAGCCCAAGCCCAGGCCGCAGATTCACCAGGCGAAGCGGCCAGAGCGGCCAGAGCCACCCCGGAAAATGCATACCTCTGCCGGTATTCCCTCCCAACGTCGCCCATCCAGAGGCATGGACCGAGATCTGGACCGCATGGACATGCCGGAACTTGGAGCCGCCTTGCCGGTGATTCAGGATCGCTCCCGTCGTCGGATATCAAGGGAAGCCCCGTTGCCTGAGAGAACCCATAGTCTACGAGATCGCCGACGATCGACCTCCTACCAGGATGATCGACGGACTGCTCAGGTGGCCGTGGCGAGCTCTCGGCGGCGGAAGCCAATCGATTTCTCGGACGACGAACAGTCCAGCTCCGGCGGCGACCTTGAAGACCTCGAGCGGGAAGCTGAGAACTACCAGGCAGCCCGATCTGGCCGAGCCGCATCGGCTGCACTGCCTCCCTCCGCGGATGCATTGCTTCCTGCCAAGGCGTCTCACCGCAACGGGAGCGAGAGCGGCAGCCAGAACAGTCGGTCGAGCCGCGACAGTGCTACACCCTCACGGAAGGAGGAAGACAAAAACATGACCCTTACATTGAACGGGTTTCAAATTGGATTTACCTCTGAAGCAGTTACCGGCAAATCCATTAACATTCTTACTGAGGAAACTGGAGGTGTTCGATTGAATATCGGCGGCCCGCGGGTACCTAAGCAGCATGTGAACAGTACCAGCTCTAACTATGCGGGCGGCTCCAGCCGTCGGGAACTTGAAGACGTGGTGCGGCGTCCCCGGGATGATAGGCGGTCGGAACGCTCTCGTCGTTGA
- a CDS encoding Aminoacyl-tRNA synthetase, class 1a, anticodon-binding, with the protein MDEKTRPGTISITLALLHRSFVKSYRDVIAYGIRIAMYLGLAIMMGTVWLRLHPSQDYIQPFINAIFFGSAFMSFMAVAYVPAFLEDRAIFTKERANGLYGVTPFMVSNFLIGLPYLFLISMLFSIVSYWLSNLQPTAEGFFTWVMWIFLDLVAAESLVVLVTSIFPNFVISLALVAFANGLWMSVGGFMVTPTLLNPFWKYVFHYIDYQAYVFQGMMVNEFSKRHYSCGPGCRCIWSTDLEDQCLIRGTGVLESYGYSIGQTGKWVGILLGIIVGYRVLGWVALYLRRN; encoded by the exons ATGGATGAAAAAACTCGACCGGGAACGATTTCAATTACCCTAGCTCTGCTGCATCGCTCATTTGTCAAGTCTTACCGCGATGTCATTGCTTATGGGATCCGCATCGCGATGTATCTTG GATTGGCTATCATGATGGGGACAGTGTGGTTACGTCTTCACCCATCCCAAGACTACATACAGCCGTTTATCAACGCTATT TTTTTTGGCTCCGCGTTCATGTCTTTCATGGCGGTAGCATACGTCCCCGCATTCCTCGAAGACCGGGCAATTTTCACCAAAGAGCGAGCCAACGGGCTATATGGTGTGACACCATTCATGGTCTCAAACTTTCTCATTGGGCTTCCCTATCTGT TTCTGATTTCTATGCTCTTCTCCATCGTATCATACTGGCTCTCCAATCTCCAACCAACAGCAGAGGGTTTCTTCACCTGGGTGATGTGGATATTCCTTGACCTTGTGGCCGCCGAATCCCTCGTGGTCCTCGTGACATCGATCTTCCCAAACTTTGTCATCTCCTTGGCGCTTGTCGCATTCGCAAATGGCCTTTGGATGAGTGTCGGGGGTTTTATGGTCACGCCGACCCttcttaatccgttttgGAAATATGTGTTCCACTACATCGATTACCAG GCTTATGTCTTTCAGGGTATGATGGTCAATGAGTTTTCCAAGAGGCATTACTCGTGTGGTCCTGGTTGTCGGTGCATCTGGTCTACTGATCTGGAGGATCAGTGTCTCATTCGGGGTACTGGAGTACTGGAATCGTATGGATATTCCATAGGTCAGACGGGGAAGTGGGTTGGCATTCTTCTGGGCATCATTGTCGGATATCGAGTTCTTGGATGGGTTGCTCTCTATCTGCGCAGGAATTAG
- a CDS encoding endosomal spry domain-containing protein, whose protein sequence is MPPAWPIGDSPDIAEATVGGLYARDAGSENFADASTSLHPNTPNLFLRADSSTDDSSEPKYGKGTVDPHSIKMQGLMALFALIGLAFVIGGIWFFFWAKNGGFVWRKGDWDDYKSTVLRRKGPDGKTLSNATASTKLGGGSIVGKGYTDDGYSFTEGSYIDTATIATEKSRHKRFRETAKEKLLRRNKHEQWEGADDADVRAYRQEKPAQIGGMNREADGTYNGSDYDTSAPPTAYQQSEMSHSHDFAYDQPRRQRRDPSGFSFTQGSEDVISQIPEERRIRGPSTRRHSRRQDRRSDTSPSAPPSAPSSRTSSPRKQRERRSVPLGHFTEPLDFSTTGSRAEYQYSNVDTEDSGTKSYKHPIPGLSKGYRRDGRRSRRRDSLSDSEGETQYS, encoded by the coding sequence ATGCCTCCAGCCTGGCCGATCGGGGATTCCCCCGACATTGCAGAAGCAACCGTTGGTGGACTCTATGCTCGGGATGCTGGCAGTGAGAATTTTGCTGATGCATCAACTTCCCTCCACCCTAATACTCCCAACCTCTTCCTTCGTGCCGACTCCTCAACAGATGATTCCAGCGAGCCAAAATATGGCAAAGGCACTGTTGACCCGCACAGCATCAAGATGCAAGGCCTGATGGCCTTGTTCGCCCTCATTGGGCTGGCGTTTGTCATAGGCGGCATCTGGTTCTTCTTCTGGGCTAAAAACGGCGGGTTCGTCTGGCGCAAAGGCGACTGGGACGACTACAAGTCCACTGTTCTGCGACGAAAAGGACCGGACGGAAAGACTCTCAGTAATGCTACAGCGAGTACCAAGCTCGGCGGTGGAAGTATTGTCGGCAAGGGCTACACGGACGACGGATACTCATTTACAGAAGGATCATATATCGACACCGCAACGATCGCTACAGAGAAGTCACGGCACAAGAGGTTCAGAGAAACCGCCAAAGAGAAGCTCCTCCGACGTAACAAGCACGAGCAGTGGGAGGGCGCAGACGATGCCGACGTACGTGCCTACCGACAAGAGAAGCCCGCTCAAATCGGCGGCATGAACCGTGAAGCCGACGGAACCTACAACGGCAGCGACTACGACACATCCGCCCCGCCCACCGCCTACCAACAGAGCGAGATGAGCCATTCTCATGATTTTGCATACGATCAGCCACGCCGGCAGCGCCGCGATCCCTCGGGCTTCTCGTTCACCCAAGGCAGCGAGGATGTCATCAGTCAAATACCCGAAGAGCGTCGTATCCGTGGCCCATCTACTCGCCGCCATAGCCGCCGTCAGGACCGTCGCAGTGATACCTCCCCATCTGCTCCACCCTCCGCACCTTCATCTCGTACTAGCAGCCCGCGCAAGCAACGTGAGCGCCGTTCTGTGCCCCTAGGCCACTTCACCGAACCCCTGGATTTCTCAACTACGGGCTCGCGTGCTGAGTACCAATATTCCAACGTTGACACGGAGGATTCTGGTACGAAGAGCTACAAGCATCCGATTCCGGGTTTGTCGAAGGGATACCGCCGTGATGGACGAAGGAGTCGTCGTCGTGATAGTCTGAGTGATAGTGAGGGCGAGACACAGTACTCTTGA